Genomic DNA from Aminobacterium mobile DSM 12262:
AAAAGATGTAAAGAGACACATTCCGGAAGAATCAATGGCAGCTGTAAGATCATGAAAAATTTTCCCCCACATGGGTTTTTGAGAGATATCGTCTGGGTCAAGCTTTTCTGGCGCTCCGAGAATTTCTGGAGAAATAAGGTACCCTCTTACATGACATGCTCCCCGGTTGCTTACTGCGTATGTAAGACCAATCCCTTGAATACCACGGGCATCGTAAGCGGGCATTTCCTGCTTTTTTACAGTCATGGAGAGTTCAGGATGTCCGTACATGGTACAAAGACGCCAAGACCCCTGATTTAGTTTTTTGCCAAGCCCCTCTCCTTTCCCCATTTTCTCTGTCCAATACGTTATGGCTTCTTCATTCCCGAACAGAAGCTCTGGTCCCCCCTCAAGTTCCTCTTTTTTAATGAACTTTTTTTCGTAAAGCTCCATGGCAGCAGCTATAGTGACTCCGGTACTAATAGTGTCGAGCCCATATTCATTACAAATATAGCTAGCTTGAATAATAGGTTCAATAGACGCTATCCCGCAGCAAGTTCCAAAGGCGAAAATAGTCTCATATTCTGGCCCTTCCCCAGCCTTTTCTTTTACTTTTGTTATCCGTCCGCAGCCAATAGGACAACCGAAACAGTGGTAATTTCCCGTAAGATATTTCTCGGCGAGAGTTTCTCCAGATTGCTTGTCTGCATCTTCCATATAAGATCCCTGCCAATTTCGGTGGGGATACGCTCCAGTCTGGTTGATTATATTGACTAGAATGGCAGTGCCATATGCAGGAAGTCCCTGGCTTGTTACTGGGTGTTTCTTTAATTTCTCCAATCTTTCTTTCAAAACTGCTGAAAGTTCTTCGGATTGAGCTACGTAAGGTCGAGATGTACCTCGTACCACTATTGCTTTCAGATTCTTAGACCCCATGACTGCTCCAACACCGCTTCGGCCGGCAGCTCTATTTTTCTCGTTCATGATAGATGCTAGAGGGGAAAGAATTTCCCCTGCTGGTCCGATGCAGAGTACTCTTGCCTTCGTATCTTTTATCTCCTCTAAAATTCGGTCGGTAGTTTCATGGGTGTTAAGCCCCCAAAGATGACTGCTATCTCGTATTTCGACGTTCTGGTCATAAATATGGATATATACAGGATGATTTGCTTTCCCTTCAACTATGATCATAAACCAGCCAGCTTTTGCAAGTTCTGCTCCCCAATAGCCTCCAGAGTTACTTGATGCGATATAGCCTGTTAGAGGGCTTTTAGTGACCACCATATATCGTCCGGCAGCAGGTACTCCTCGGCCGGTTAAGGGGCCAGTCACAAATAAAAGGCGATTTTCAGGGCTGAGGGGATCTATGTTGGGAGGATTTTCATTGAAAAGAATTCTTGAACCGTATCCACGTCCACCTATATATGCGCGAAGAAGCTTTTCATCCACCGGCTCTTTCGATATTTTGTGAGAAGACAGATCTATTCGCAAAATGGTGCCC
This window encodes:
- a CDS encoding aldehyde ferredoxin oxidoreductase family protein, with amino-acid sequence MGSHMGTILRIDLSSHKISKEPVDEKLLRAYIGGRGYGSRILFNENPPNIDPLSPENRLLFVTGPLTGRGVPAAGRYMVVTKSPLTGYIASSNSGGYWGAELAKAGWFMIIVEGKANHPVYIHIYDQNVEIRDSSHLWGLNTHETTDRILEEIKDTKARVLCIGPAGEILSPLASIMNEKNRAAGRSGVGAVMGSKNLKAIVVRGTSRPYVAQSEELSAVLKERLEKLKKHPVTSQGLPAYGTAILVNIINQTGAYPHRNWQGSYMEDADKQSGETLAEKYLTGNYHCFGCPIGCGRITKVKEKAGEGPEYETIFAFGTCCGIASIEPIIQASYICNEYGLDTISTGVTIAAAMELYEKKFIKKEELEGGPELLFGNEEAITYWTEKMGKGEGLGKKLNQGSWRLCTMYGHPELSMTVKKQEMPAYDARGIQGIGLTYAVSNRGACHVRGYLISPEILGAPEKLDPDDISQKPMWGKIFHDLTAAIDSSGMCLFTSFALDAADYAAFLKAGTGFDYTADEIMTCGERIWNLERLFNLREGLNPSKEDTLPPRLLKEPIPEGPGKGKLSRVPEMLPEYYRLRGWDEKGIPTEETRRRLDLL